Proteins from a genomic interval of Mycoplasmopsis columboralis:
- the tyrS gene encoding tyrosine--tRNA ligase, with amino-acid sequence MNIVEELKQRGVFKQISNYEKFLNLPKGSAVYVGFDPTADSLHLGNYIQILNLLRFKKYGFKIVAILGGTTGMIGDPSFKDAERVLLNEEQINLYKNKIRQQLEHFGFEVIDNYDFYKDMNVVDFLRQVGKLVNISYILAKDTIASRVSKGLSFTEFSYQLIQGWDFVHLYKHHNVKLQFGGSDQWGNITTGLDMISTIFGDNHQAVALTSQLLTDANGKKFGKSTGGGNNWLSKEKTKPYDLYQFLFNQPDSEVEKLLKWLTFLEVDEIEQIVQKHFEQPSLKLAQKTLAFEVVKDIHSVEDAQNSVNISEILFNKKVDLSSFSVEDIQKIQNDLPSIELKEQKNLVEQLIELNLIKSKREAREFIQNGSLKVNLQTIDEQFQVYSDLFENQFAFLNIGKKKFFLVKIIK; translated from the coding sequence ATGAATATTGTTGAAGAGTTAAAACAAAGAGGTGTTTTTAAACAAATATCAAATTACGAAAAATTTTTAAATCTTCCAAAGGGTTCTGCAGTTTATGTTGGATTTGATCCAACAGCAGATAGTTTACATTTAGGAAATTACATTCAAATTCTTAATTTACTTAGATTTAAAAAATATGGTTTTAAAATTGTGGCTATTTTAGGTGGAACTACCGGAATGATTGGAGATCCTTCATTTAAAGACGCTGAAAGAGTTTTGTTAAATGAAGAGCAAATTAATTTATACAAAAACAAAATCAGACAACAACTTGAACATTTTGGTTTTGAGGTTATTGACAATTATGATTTCTATAAAGATATGAATGTAGTAGATTTTTTAAGACAAGTAGGAAAGTTAGTTAATATTTCATACATTCTAGCTAAAGATACTATTGCATCCAGGGTAAGCAAAGGACTCAGTTTTACAGAATTTTCATATCAATTAATTCAGGGTTGAGACTTTGTGCATTTATATAAACATCATAATGTCAAATTACAATTTGGTGGATCAGACCAATGAGGAAACATTACAACTGGATTAGACATGATCTCTACAATTTTTGGAGATAATCATCAAGCGGTAGCTTTAACATCTCAATTGCTCACTGATGCAAACGGTAAAAAATTCGGTAAATCAACTGGTGGTGGAAACAACTGATTATCTAAAGAGAAAACCAAACCGTATGACTTATACCAGTTTTTATTTAACCAACCTGATTCAGAAGTTGAAAAACTACTTAAGTGATTAACTTTTTTAGAAGTTGATGAAATTGAACAAATTGTACAAAAACATTTTGAACAACCATCATTAAAATTAGCTCAAAAAACATTGGCCTTTGAAGTAGTTAAAGATATCCATTCAGTTGAGGATGCACAAAATAGTGTTAATATCAGCGAAATATTGTTTAACAAAAAGGTTGATTTATCATCGTTTAGTGTTGAAGATATTCAAAAAATTCAAAACGATCTTCCTTCAATTGAGTTGAAAGAGCAAAAGAATTTAGTCGAACAATTAATTGAGTTAAATTTAATTAAATCAAAACGTGAAGCTCGTGAGTTTATTCAAAATGGTTCTTTAAAAGTGAATTTACAAACAATTGACGAACAATTTCAAGTTTACTCAGATCTTTTTGAAAATCAATTTGCTTTTTTAAATATCGGAAAGAAAAAATTCTTCCTTGTGAAAATTATTAAATAA
- a CDS encoding Mbov_0121 family peptidase domain-containing ABC transporter, whose product MKYQYDSKDCSLVVAEFFINKLTDHKVSINDLKMQVSYQNEGISLGTLKNLLAKYNVKMDVFNCEPETFKKLEKSEFPLAAVIAKDNNQHMIVITKFDKNHIFCIDPFQGQIKYTWEQFFELFLKILVSFSLSNEKPDTQNHAQFGELKIKHNKIQIIMYLNKLIESILILLIPIVNRFILSELIPFNLGKHLIFITGTLCWLIVVQHIFKYIGEKILFEHLLKKANEKKLEILTTLRERNFFQINQINSTELINRINSVDTILLFKSNFGPLLMQNLLFLTIGILILFKTNIFLLLAIVFYCAILLIINFFILDKYDYFYKTQIQNNIQINALIEDFFNYVKGYTHVDFEMKLKNKIIQKTANNATINVQTHSFFTFVENLSNVIEILGPIIIISLGAFQIWSNKLNLVDLIFVLTASSILIRATKSFWPMLNLYNQFKIAKQLLGFFSFNLSSSNYMCTHNTIEIKEIQLSYLDFSYIQNSNNKNLNIQNLIIDQNTHLTGENGSGKTTLCGILTGNLKHQNGLFKVNDETIQPTECIAYKRASLYLSGELNLRNIKVSEYLQDLNTTHLFEISEKLNLQKLPQKIKSIYSKNVSDLSNGEKQIVNFLKSFEKRYSLVVFDEAFDNLSPDLFKEVKQLSQNILLNSLIIEVSHNQNYLFDHSKEVHLEGSFYQH is encoded by the coding sequence ATGAAATATCAGTATGACTCAAAAGATTGTTCCTTAGTTGTAGCAGAATTTTTTATCAACAAACTTACCGACCATAAGGTCTCAATAAATGATTTAAAAATGCAAGTAAGTTATCAAAATGAAGGAATTTCATTAGGAACGCTTAAAAACTTACTTGCAAAATATAATGTAAAAATGGATGTGTTTAACTGTGAACCAGAGACTTTCAAAAAACTTGAAAAAAGTGAATTTCCACTTGCTGCAGTAATTGCTAAAGACAATAATCAACACATGATAGTTATAACTAAATTTGACAAAAATCACATTTTTTGCATCGATCCTTTTCAAGGACAAATTAAATATACCTGAGAGCAATTTTTTGAATTATTTCTAAAAATATTAGTATCTTTTTCTTTGAGTAACGAAAAACCAGATACCCAAAATCATGCACAATTTGGTGAACTTAAAATTAAACACAATAAAATACAAATTATTATGTATTTAAATAAATTAATTGAGTCAATATTGATATTGCTAATTCCTATAGTTAATAGATTTATTTTGTCTGAGTTAATTCCTTTTAATTTAGGTAAACATTTAATTTTTATAACAGGAACATTATGTTGACTTATTGTTGTTCAACACATTTTTAAATATATTGGTGAAAAAATTCTTTTCGAACATCTTCTCAAAAAGGCAAACGAGAAAAAATTGGAAATTTTAACCACTTTAAGAGAACGCAATTTCTTTCAAATAAATCAAATAAATTCAACCGAATTGATCAATAGGATTAATTCGGTTGACACAATTCTTCTGTTTAAAAGTAATTTTGGTCCTCTTTTGATGCAAAATTTACTATTTTTAACTATCGGAATTTTGATATTGTTTAAGACCAATATTTTCTTATTATTAGCTATTGTTTTTTATTGCGCAATATTACTAATTATTAATTTTTTTATTTTAGATAAATATGATTATTTTTACAAAACTCAAATTCAAAATAATATTCAAATAAATGCATTAATTGAAGATTTCTTTAACTATGTTAAAGGTTATACACATGTGGACTTTGAAATGAAATTAAAAAATAAAATCATTCAAAAGACCGCAAATAATGCAACCATTAATGTGCAAACACATTCTTTTTTTACTTTTGTCGAAAACCTAAGTAATGTAATAGAAATATTAGGTCCTATTATAATAATTAGCCTTGGAGCATTTCAAATTTGGTCAAACAAACTAAATTTAGTTGATCTTATTTTCGTTTTGACAGCTTCTAGTATCTTAATTAGAGCAACAAAAAGTTTCTGACCAATGTTGAACTTATACAATCAATTTAAAATTGCAAAACAACTTTTGGGTTTTTTCTCCTTTAATTTATCCTCTTCGAATTACATGTGCACTCATAATACAATTGAAATAAAAGAAATTCAATTGTCCTATTTAGATTTTTCATATATTCAAAATAGTAATAATAAAAATCTAAATATTCAAAACTTGATAATAGATCAAAATACACATTTAACCGGTGAAAATGGAAGCGGAAAAACTACTTTATGTGGTATTTTGACAGGTAATTTAAAGCATCAAAATGGTCTTTTTAAAGTAAACGACGAAACAATCCAACCAACAGAGTGTATTGCATATAAAAGAGCCTCACTTTATTTATCTGGGGAGTTAAATTTGCGCAATATAAAAGTTTCAGAGTATTTGCAAGATTTGAACACAACTCATTTATTTGAAATATCTGAAAAATTAAATTTACAGAAACTACCTCAAAAAATAAAATCAATATACAGCAAAAATGTCTCAGATCTTTCAAACGGTGAAAAACAAATTGTCAATTTTCTCAAAAGCT
- a CDS encoding nitroreductase family protein — protein sequence MYVNLLKQRRSVFDINKDASLSKNEIVKMLKEIIHVSPTSFNGQSTKVVLLWDKESNKLWEHVKEYTQGKIAPHKLPGFLNAQGTVLFYVDEEILQPYTQKTQLPYQEVLNFAREDSAILQVNVWNALTELNLGANLQHYNDAVNDYFKNNPKFSKLKLLGQMPFGAISSAPQSKEKLDVDQRIIVL from the coding sequence ATGTATGTAAATTTATTAAAACAAAGAAGAAGTGTTTTTGACATAAATAAGGATGCTTCATTATCTAAAAATGAAATAGTTAAGATGCTTAAAGAGATAATCCACGTTTCTCCAACTTCTTTTAATGGACAATCAACTAAAGTAGTGCTACTTTGAGATAAAGAATCAAACAAATTATGAGAACACGTAAAAGAGTATACTCAAGGAAAAATTGCTCCTCATAAACTTCCTGGTTTTCTAAATGCCCAAGGAACTGTTTTATTCTATGTAGATGAAGAAATATTACAACCTTACACTCAAAAAACTCAATTACCTTACCAAGAAGTATTAAACTTTGCTCGTGAGGATTCAGCCATTTTACAAGTAAATGTATGAAATGCTTTAACAGAATTAAATTTAGGAGCAAACTTACAACATTATAATGATGCGGTTAACGATTATTTTAAAAATAATCCAAAATTTAGCAAACTAAAATTGTTAGGTCAAATGCCTTTTGGAGCAATCTCTTCTGCACCACAATCAAAAGAAAAGTTAGATGTTGATCAAAGAATAATCGTTTTATAA
- a CDS encoding DegV family protein, with protein MKNVAIVVDSSCGLTKEQAQLKGWFYLPLNIEIDQHNYLDGINLTSQNLFEKFSKDSKGAKTSSTNIGYALDLLKELSNKFEYVVVFPISKYLSGQNKNLSNFAREFTNVYVIESLFVAQLISLKAMEFMNLINSGTSVKEAIKIIENWDERVSVSLMPKYNDFLVKGGRLTPSAAAIANLFKIVPIIKFENGKLEKEGKGRVFSKTVFNVIDQKFENSSSDENELIILHSQNSEINSYVEYAKQKYNLNASLSIIPPVISIHTGPEAVVVIKYPKLTKQQKELF; from the coding sequence ATGAAAAATGTAGCTATTGTCGTAGATTCATCATGTGGTTTGACCAAGGAACAAGCTCAACTGAAAGGTTGATTTTATTTACCTTTAAATATTGAAATCGACCAACATAATTATTTAGATGGAATTAATTTAACAAGCCAAAATTTATTTGAAAAATTTTCAAAGGATTCAAAAGGTGCTAAAACTTCATCAACTAACATTGGTTATGCTTTAGATTTGCTCAAGGAATTATCAAACAAATTTGAATATGTAGTTGTTTTTCCTATTTCTAAATACTTATCTGGACAAAATAAAAATTTAAGCAATTTTGCTAGGGAATTTACAAATGTATATGTAATAGAATCACTTTTTGTAGCTCAACTTATTTCTTTAAAAGCAATGGAATTTATGAACTTAATTAATTCTGGGACAAGTGTAAAAGAGGCTATTAAAATCATTGAAAATTGAGATGAACGTGTATCGGTTTCTTTAATGCCTAAATATAATGATTTTTTAGTTAAAGGTGGAAGATTGACTCCAAGTGCCGCTGCAATTGCAAACTTATTTAAAATTGTACCTATTATTAAATTTGAAAATGGAAAACTTGAAAAAGAAGGTAAGGGTAGAGTGTTTTCTAAAACGGTTTTTAATGTTATTGATCAAAAATTTGAAAACTCAAGCAGCGATGAAAATGAACTAATTATTTTACATTCTCAAAATAGTGAAATTAATTCATACGTGGAATATGCAAAGCAAAAATATAATTTGAATGCAAGCTTATCTATTATTCCTCCTGTCATTTCCATTCATACAGGTCCTGAAGCAGTTGTGGTTATTAAATACCCAAAATTAACTAAACAACAAAAAGAGTTATTTTAA
- a CDS encoding ABC transporter ATP-binding protein → MISIKNLTKVKDSRKIIDNLSVNFPSRKITFITGKSGSGKTTLLNMISKIEKPDSGAIDYTIDSQIVNIDNKMIENNIDIMFQNINLLEDHSGIDNLKLALQGRNLYIPEAEIIEKAQLVNLDKETLKRPVKNLSGGEKQRIALLRAILRGSTFLLCDEPTGNLDEENAHDLLKLISTLAKDKTVLIVSHDLSLAKEFGDYIYYLQENKLIKNSSKLSSNTLRTSEKPTISRANLNFKLRNLFKFSFVSLKSKWAQFLLVLLFMITCVLSVGLSINISNINKITVSKNLKKTNWDLYYARKKDKTALYPNEIEELYKTNDFKHIAKTYLPGDALGNLTIQYESNKIDFFGSELQGIDNSNFMKDRLLNDTKIDLSDPFSIIISKKFVEKLKINNPIGKKISLTFNDFFDSPKHEFTIKGINPSNAIDEPDKMFINREVLKQIYDSEKVRTRYFLTFYSNEFVGNFEFGELILENNVKLIDGSLTKLPNEILISSALNNEIKNSWKQSEILLEHYFGKYKVKVAGIFESNEKLIATSQDNYNFFNVAPVYNVVIYSDNQNFVSDHKSLTNTLELQRKVGEVFSSIIEQNLNNLSLIKNLSIAIFVFSIFALLVIFKILSDNKRKDLGIFKILNYKFKDIMVYFCVPFLTLIFVSLILTVALFYPMENLILSGLKGFEDLQTTFKDSLINYLFVWGLISIVSFSIYSIFLTRIFLIKNYDLFKSN, encoded by the coding sequence ATGATATCGATAAAGAATTTAACAAAAGTTAAAGATTCTAGAAAAATCATCGATAATCTATCAGTAAATTTTCCGTCAAGGAAAATAACGTTTATAACAGGAAAATCCGGTTCAGGTAAAACAACTCTCTTGAACATGATTTCTAAAATTGAAAAACCTGATTCTGGAGCAATTGATTACACAATTGATTCTCAAATTGTTAATATTGACAATAAAATGATTGAAAACAATATTGACATTATGTTTCAAAATATTAATTTGCTAGAAGACCATAGTGGAATTGATAATTTAAAACTTGCTTTACAAGGAAGAAATTTATATATCCCAGAAGCTGAAATAATCGAAAAAGCTCAACTAGTAAATTTAGACAAGGAAACACTGAAAAGACCTGTTAAAAATCTTTCTGGAGGAGAAAAACAAAGAATCGCTCTTTTAAGAGCCATATTAAGGGGGTCGACCTTTTTGCTTTGTGATGAACCTACAGGTAATTTAGACGAAGAAAACGCTCATGATTTATTAAAATTGATTTCAACACTAGCTAAAGATAAGACTGTTTTGATTGTTAGTCATGACCTCTCTTTGGCAAAAGAGTTTGGTGATTATATTTACTATCTGCAAGAAAATAAATTAATTAAAAATTCCTCAAAATTATCTTCAAACACTTTAAGAACTTCAGAAAAACCAACGATTTCAAGAGCTAATTTGAATTTTAAATTAAGAAACTTATTTAAGTTTTCATTTGTTAGTTTGAAAAGCAAATGAGCACAATTTCTTTTAGTTTTATTATTTATGATAACATGTGTTTTGTCGGTTGGATTGAGTATTAATATCTCAAATATAAATAAAATCACTGTAAGTAAAAACTTAAAGAAAACAAATTGAGATTTATATTATGCCCGCAAAAAAGATAAAACTGCATTATATCCAAATGAAATTGAAGAACTTTATAAAACAAACGATTTTAAACATATAGCAAAAACATATTTACCAGGTGATGCATTAGGAAATTTAACTATCCAATATGAATCAAATAAAATAGATTTTTTTGGAAGTGAATTGCAAGGAATTGATAATAGCAATTTCATGAAGGATAGATTACTGAATGACACAAAGATAGATTTGAGTGACCCCTTCAGTATAATTATCTCTAAGAAGTTTGTTGAAAAATTGAAAATTAACAATCCAATAGGCAAAAAAATTTCTCTTACTTTTAACGATTTCTTTGATTCTCCAAAACATGAGTTCACAATTAAAGGAATTAATCCTTCAAATGCAATTGATGAACCTGACAAAATGTTTATAAATCGAGAAGTTTTAAAACAAATTTATGATTCGGAAAAAGTACGCACTAGATATTTTTTAACTTTTTATTCTAATGAGTTTGTAGGAAATTTTGAGTTCGGTGAACTAATTTTAGAAAATAATGTCAAATTAATTGATGGCTCATTAACTAAACTTCCTAATGAAATTTTGATTTCTTCAGCTCTTAATAATGAAATTAAAAATAGTTGAAAACAATCAGAAATTCTTTTAGAGCATTATTTTGGAAAATACAAAGTTAAAGTTGCAGGAATTTTCGAATCTAACGAAAAATTAATTGCAACCTCACAGGACAACTATAATTTCTTCAATGTAGCACCAGTATATAATGTTGTGATTTATTCAGATAATCAAAATTTTGTGAGTGATCATAAATCATTAACAAACACGCTTGAACTTCAAAGAAAAGTTGGGGAAGTCTTTTCTTCAATAATTGAGCAAAACTTAAATAACTTATCATTAATTAAAAATCTCTCAATAGCTATATTTGTGTTTTCAATTTTCGCCTTATTAGTAATTTTTAAAATCCTTTCTGATAATAAACGGAAAGATTTAGGGATTTTTAAAATTTTGAATTACAAATTCAAAGATATCATGGTTTATTTTTGTGTTCCATTTTTAACATTGATTTTTGTTTCCTTAATATTAACGGTAGCTTTGTTTTATCCAATGGAAAACCTTATTTTATCAGGTTTGAAAGGGTTTGAAGATCTTCAAACTACATTCAAAGATTCCCTAATCAATTATTTATTTGTGTGAGGATTAATTTCAATAGTTTCATTTTCAATTTATTCTATATTCCTAACCAGAATTTTTCTTATAAAAAACTATGACTTATTTAAGTCAAATTAA
- a CDS encoding phosphopentomutase: MPKFKRVFMIVTDGLGIGPDRDQKAFGDAGANTIRSASMAEEFKIDTWKKLGIGNITDLQGNYHVKNPLAYMAKVQEVSNAKDTLAGHWEMMGIKTLVPFPTFFENGFPADLIAELEKAFDGRKIIGNKASSGTEIINELAHEEKANGSIIVYTSMDSVLQICAHEEWTGLDNLYKYAKAAREICSSKPEWNVGRIIARPYVGDNGNYTRTFNRHDYANKPPKLILNALQDKGVEVISIGKINDIFVGQGISRHIPSGSDAVGMDKTIELALEDTENKFIFTNLVQFDSHYGHRRNVHGFAQNVADLDVKLAKLINCLKEDDLLIMTSDHGNDPLYPGFNHTREYLPATIYSKSFKSPKVLETFNGLGTLGNIVARNFGAEIVVETGDDVFDKLV; encoded by the coding sequence ATGCCAAAATTTAAAAGAGTTTTCATGATTGTTACAGACGGACTTGGAATAGGTCCTGATCGTGATCAAAAAGCATTTGGTGATGCTGGAGCCAATACTATTAGATCAGCATCTATGGCTGAAGAATTTAAAATTGATACCTGAAAAAAATTAGGTATTGGTAACATTACAGATCTACAAGGAAACTATCATGTAAAAAATCCACTTGCTTACATGGCAAAAGTCCAAGAAGTATCAAACGCTAAAGACACTTTAGCTGGACACTGAGAAATGATGGGTATTAAAACATTAGTACCTTTCCCAACCTTTTTTGAAAACGGATTCCCAGCTGATTTAATTGCTGAATTAGAAAAAGCTTTTGATGGAAGAAAAATTATCGGAAATAAAGCTAGCAGTGGTACTGAAATTATTAATGAATTAGCTCACGAAGAAAAAGCTAACGGTTCAATTATTGTTTATACCTCAATGGATTCAGTATTACAAATTTGTGCCCACGAAGAATGAACTGGTTTAGACAATCTTTATAAATACGCTAAAGCCGCAAGAGAAATTTGTTCTTCTAAACCTGAATGAAACGTAGGGAGAATTATTGCACGACCTTATGTAGGAGATAACGGAAATTATACCCGTACCTTTAATCGCCATGATTATGCAAATAAACCACCAAAATTAATTTTAAACGCTCTACAAGATAAGGGAGTAGAAGTTATTTCTATTGGAAAAATCAATGATATTTTTGTAGGGCAAGGTATTTCAAGACACATTCCAAGTGGTAGCGATGCAGTCGGTATGGATAAAACAATTGAATTAGCTTTAGAAGATACTGAAAACAAATTTATTTTTACTAATTTAGTGCAATTTGATTCACATTATGGTCACAGAAGAAACGTTCATGGTTTTGCTCAAAACGTAGCTGATTTAGACGTGAAATTAGCTAAATTAATTAATTGCTTAAAAGAAGATGATCTATTAATTATGACCAGTGATCACGGTAACGATCCATTATACCCAGGATTTAACCACACCAGAGAATATTTACCAGCAACAATTTACTCAAAATCTTTCAAATCACCAAAAGTTTTGGAAACATTTAATGGTCTTGGAACACTAGGTAATATTGTTGCTCGCAACTTTGGAGCTGAAATTGTAGTTGAAACCGGAGACGATGTTTTTGACAAATTAGTTTAA
- the lepB gene encoding signal peptidase I, producing MHKIPKRKHWSYILILVICLLIITIVILLFKINIYSIDGDSMLPTFKNKENYLIWKTKNVSVGDVIVFSKSDHVVIKKIVAGPHDVIEISENKILVNSIDISEYFIFDNLKQDHLQIKVPEDKYFVLGTNLPKSIDSRSFGFLTQQDIIGKIMFKVS from the coding sequence ATGCATAAAATCCCAAAACGAAAACATTGGTCATATATTTTAATTTTAGTTATTTGTTTATTGATCATAACCATTGTTATATTGTTGTTTAAAATTAATATTTACTCCATTGACGGAGATTCGATGCTTCCAACGTTTAAAAATAAAGAAAATTATTTAATTTGAAAAACCAAAAATGTGTCGGTAGGAGACGTAATTGTTTTTTCTAAAAGCGACCATGTAGTAATTAAAAAAATCGTTGCAGGACCTCATGATGTAATAGAAATATCAGAAAATAAAATTTTAGTGAACTCAATTGACATTAGTGAATATTTTATTTTTGATAATTTAAAACAAGATCATTTACAAATAAAAGTACCTGAAGATAAATATTTTGTTTTAGGAACAAATTTACCTAAAAGTATAGACAGTAGAAGTTTCGGGTTTCTAACACAACAAGACATAATTGGCAAAATTATGTTTAAAGTTAGCTAA
- the tapR gene encoding TyrS-associated PheT N-terminal domain-related protein TapR, producing MIIVHKLSDKFANCAILTIDSQVKITNKISDGNWHFFVDQNNNVHSINVFDDQEILQSSTRVFSILPKFLEEKIQNKAKALDLIIKSTAKFVYAEVSQREVHPKSDKLFVLKLNLGNEEIQVVTNTLTSTVGSVLVVALPGAITASGLEIIPGKMLDVPSNGMLIGYATLGIEQEGLIFGTKEQIGKEFNF from the coding sequence ATGATTATAGTACACAAATTAAGCGACAAATTTGCTAATTGCGCCATTTTAACAATCGATTCTCAAGTTAAAATTACCAATAAAATTAGTGATGGTAATTGACATTTTTTTGTTGATCAAAATAACAATGTTCATTCAATTAATGTTTTTGATGATCAAGAAATTTTACAATCAAGCACTCGTGTATTTTCGATTCTTCCAAAATTTTTGGAAGAAAAAATTCAGAATAAAGCCAAAGCATTAGATTTAATAATCAAGTCTACAGCTAAATTTGTTTATGCTGAAGTTTCTCAAAGAGAAGTGCATCCAAAATCAGATAAATTATTTGTGCTTAAACTTAATCTTGGAAATGAAGAAATTCAAGTTGTCACCAACACTTTAACTTCAACTGTAGGAAGTGTGTTGGTAGTGGCGCTGCCTGGAGCAATAACAGCAAGTGGATTAGAAATTATTCCTGGAAAAATGCTTGACGTTCCAAGTAACGGAATGCTTATCGGATATGCTACCTTAGGTATTGAACAAGAAGGTTTAATTTTTGGAACTAAAGAACAAATTGGAAAGGAATTTAATTTTTAA
- the tuf gene encoding elongation factor Tu encodes MAKLDFDRSKEHVNVGTIGHVDHGKTTLTAAIATVLSKKGLSEARDYASIDNAPEERARGITINTAHIEYQTEKRHYAHVDCPGHADYVKNMITGAAQMDGAILVVAATDGPMPQTREHILLSKQVGVPRIVVFLNKCDMLEGDEEMIELVEMEIRGLLSDYGFDGDNAPIIRGSALKALQGDAKYEEKIMELMDAVDTYIETPVKEFEKPFLMAVEDVFTITGRGTVATGRVERGKLTLNEEVEIVGLKPTKKTVVTGIEMFRKNLKEAMAGDNAGLLLRGVNREDVERGQVLAKPGSIVPHTEFEAAIYVLKKEEGGRHTPFFKNYKPQFYFRTTDVTGGVEFEAGREMVMPGENVNLKVKLIAPIAVEEGTKFSIREGGRTVGAGSVTKIIK; translated from the coding sequence ATGGCAAAATTAGATTTTGATCGTAGTAAAGAACACGTTAACGTTGGAACAATCGGACACGTTGACCACGGTAAAACTACATTAACTGCTGCTATTGCAACTGTTTTATCTAAGAAAGGTCTTTCAGAAGCTCGTGATTATGCTTCTATTGACAACGCACCAGAAGAAAGAGCACGTGGAATTACAATTAACACAGCTCACATCGAATACCAAACAGAAAAACGTCACTATGCACACGTTGACTGTCCTGGTCACGCTGACTACGTTAAAAACATGATTACAGGGGCTGCTCAAATGGACGGAGCTATCTTAGTTGTTGCTGCAACAGATGGACCTATGCCTCAAACACGTGAACACATTCTTTTATCTAAACAAGTTGGTGTTCCTCGTATCGTTGTTTTCTTAAACAAATGTGACATGCTTGAAGGTGATGAAGAAATGATCGAACTTGTTGAAATGGAAATTCGTGGACTTCTTTCAGACTACGGATTTGATGGAGACAATGCACCTATTATTCGTGGATCAGCTCTTAAAGCTCTTCAAGGTGATGCAAAATACGAAGAAAAAATTATGGAACTTATGGATGCTGTAGATACATACATCGAAACTCCAGTTAAAGAATTTGAAAAACCATTCTTAATGGCTGTTGAAGACGTATTTACAATTACAGGTCGTGGTACAGTTGCTACAGGTCGTGTAGAACGTGGAAAATTAACACTTAACGAAGAAGTTGAAATCGTTGGTCTTAAACCTACTAAAAAAACAGTTGTTACAGGAATTGAAATGTTCCGTAAAAACCTTAAAGAAGCTATGGCTGGAGACAACGCAGGTCTTTTACTTCGTGGAGTTAACCGTGAAGATGTTGAACGTGGACAAGTTTTAGCTAAACCAGGTTCAATCGTTCCTCACACAGAATTCGAAGCTGCTATTTACGTTCTTAAAAAAGAAGAAGGTGGACGTCACACACCATTCTTTAAAAACTACAAACCTCAATTCTACTTCCGTACAACAGACGTAACAGGTGGAGTTGAATTTGAAGCTGGACGTGAAATGGTTATGCCAGGAGAAAACGTTAACTTAAAAGTTAAACTTATTGCACCTATCGCTGTTGAAGAGGGAACAAAATTCTCTATCCGTGAAGGTGGACGTACAGTTGGAGCTGGATCAGTTACAAAAATTATTAAATAA
- a CDS encoding RpiB/LacA/LacB family sugar-phosphate isomerase, with protein sequence MKKVVAFASDHAGFKLKEELVQYIQSLGYETVDLGPDNDKESISYATQGKELAEYVDSRQPDFAIGVCGTGLGISYALNRHKHIRAARVTSVEDAKYAKLHNNANVLVFGGRQVSLEDAKKMVDEYIATEFEGGRHQKRIDQLDE encoded by the coding sequence ATGAAAAAAGTTGTTGCTTTTGCTAGCGATCATGCTGGATTTAAGCTTAAAGAGGAACTTGTTCAATATATCCAATCATTAGGATATGAAACAGTGGATTTAGGACCTGACAATGACAAAGAATCAATTAGTTATGCCACACAAGGAAAAGAACTAGCTGAATATGTTGACTCTCGTCAACCAGATTTCGCAATCGGAGTATGTGGTACAGGTTTAGGAATTTCTTATGCTCTAAATAGACACAAACACATTAGAGCAGCCCGTGTTACTTCGGTAGAAGATGCGAAATACGCTAAATTACACAACAACGCAAACGTGTTAGTGTTTGGTGGTCGTCAAGTATCATTGGAAGATGCTAAAAAAATGGTAGATGAATATATTGCCACTGAATTTGAAGGTGGAAGACACCAAAAAAGAATCGATCAGTTAGACGAATAA